GTGGTCCCGGACTTTTGCCTTGGCAAGATTTTCACCGAGGGTTTTTCCGGTAGCGGTCATAACCTCAAGATTGAGGCCGGACCCGGTGTTCAGGAGTTCCTTCATGACTGCCTGAACGCCGCCGGATTCGTCCAGCTGCTGCAGGCTGTGTGGTCCGCCCGGAATCAGACTGCAGATATGCGGGGTCTTCAGACTCACCTCATTAAAGGAAGTCAGGGGCAGCTCAATGCCCGCTTCATAGGCGATTGCCGGGACATGCAGGACCGTGTTGGTTGAACAGCCGAGGGCCATATCGACCGCCATGGCATTTTCAAACGCTTTGACGGTTGCGATGTCCCGCGGCCGGATGTTTTTTTCCAGCAGACCCATGATTGCCATCCCGGCCTGTTTGGCAAGACGGATTCTGGCTGCGGACACCGCGGGAATGGTGCCATTCCCCGGGAGGCCGAGTCCGATCGCCTCGGTCAGGCAGTTCATGGAGTTGGCGGTGAACATCCCGGCACACGAGCCGCACCCCGGGCAGGCTGAATTTTCCAGCTCGTTTAAGTCTTCCTCGCTCATGGTCTTCGCCTTGACCTTGCCGACCCCTTCAAAAACACTGACCAGGTGTACATCTTTTCCTTGAAAACGGCCGGTAAGCATCGGCCCGCCGCTGACCATCAGGGCGGGGATATTGACCCTGAGCATCGCCATCAGCATCCCGGGAGTGACCTTGTCGCAGTTCGGGATCAGAACAAGCCCGTCAAAAGGATGGGCCTGGGCCATGATCTCAACCGAATCGGCAATGATCTCGCGGCTGGCAAGGGAATATTTCATCCCCTGGTGATTCATGGCGATCCCATCGCAGACGCCGATGGTCCCGAACGAAATCGGAGTGCCGCCGGCCATCCGGATACCGGTTTTGACCGCTTCCAGAATTCTGTCGAGATGGATGTGCCCGGGAATAATCTCGTTGTGGGCATGTCCGACACCGATCAGGGGACGCTGGATCTCTTCGTCGGTGTAACCCATTGCTTTCAGAAGGGAGCGGTGCGGCGCTCTCTCAAGCCCTTTTTTCATCAGATCACTGCGCATTGTTTCCTCCAGAGGATGTGTCCGGTCAAATGGTCTGAAAATTCCGAGAAATTCTGGCGCCCTGAACCGGGTGTGTTTGCGGGCATCAGACAGGGTCGGAATTTTATTCTCGGTGAATCAGGCCGGGATTTCAGTCGGTCGTGTGAAAAGTCACAAGACGGACGGCCAGTGCCATCCAACTCGTTGATTGAACGATATCAAGATTGGCCGGTTATGGTTTTTATGAAGTTGTCTCTCTGCTGCGATTTTTTCAAAAATACGCCCCGGTCCGGGCAGTGTCAACCCATATATTTAGAACCGTTGCGGAAATCATTAACGCAAAAGCGGAGATGTTGCACGCAGTAATAGATTCCTCCGCCGGGGACCATCTCTGGAACCCTGCGGCGCATGGCGATCCGTATATCTTGTAAAATATAAATATTATCAATATGTTACGATGGGGTCTCCGCTCTTCTCCAGGTTCAGGATTCCTGATGCCGGGCAGGTTGCCGGTG
The Pseudomonadota bacterium DNA segment above includes these coding regions:
- the ilvD gene encoding dihydroxy-acid dehydratase gives rise to the protein MRSDLMKKGLERAPHRSLLKAMGYTDEEIQRPLIGVGHAHNEIIPGHIHLDRILEAVKTGIRMAGGTPISFGTIGVCDGIAMNHQGMKYSLASREIIADSVEIMAQAHPFDGLVLIPNCDKVTPGMLMAMLRVNIPALMVSGGPMLTGRFQGKDVHLVSVFEGVGKVKAKTMSEEDLNELENSACPGCGSCAGMFTANSMNCLTEAIGLGLPGNGTIPAVSAARIRLAKQAGMAIMGLLEKNIRPRDIATVKAFENAMAVDMALGCSTNTVLHVPAIAYEAGIELPLTSFNEVSLKTPHICSLIPGGPHSLQQLDESGGVQAVMKELLNTGSGLNLEVMTATGKTLGENLAKAKVRDHEIIRPVSNPYHKEGGIAVLYGNLAPEGAVVKQSAVLPEMLNHKGPARVYNSEEEAQKAILGGEIKAGDVVVIRYCGPKGGPGMPEMLSPTSAIIGMGLGNSVALITDGRFSGGTQGACLGHISPEAAEGGPIGLIEEGDTIAIDIPKRLIALEVSDEILAERKRGWQPPPPKITSGYVARYAKMVTSGSTGAILKA